The following are encoded together in the Salvia hispanica cultivar TCC Black 2014 chromosome 6, UniMelb_Shisp_WGS_1.0, whole genome shotgun sequence genome:
- the LOC125192050 gene encoding B3 domain-containing protein At5g60130-like, producing the protein MIGGDWYFKDGWEKLAADNKIKGGDMFIYEYFSHGLLDFKIHGGNGCMTEGVGGRITRNIEEQPSIKIESDDGVVNHTDNAPIGEGHTHDNYVKEANHRDAHTVDEESRDDAPMELARDGTASSSKHIRRTYDWYGLELVNTGFIPPSPNPYFVTEKERNRGFTQLYIPMEVIKSFNLKLPENVTLLDPKGRQFSAKRMMWKDGRTFYTEGWRSLCEVNEVEEKDSCICEFLYNADDLCISVSFFPPK; encoded by the exons ATGATTGGCGGTGATTGGTACTTTAAAGATGGTTGGGAAAAATTAGCTGCTGATAATAAGATAAAAGGAGGGGATATGTTTATCTATGAGTATTTCTCTCATGGTTTACTTGACTTCAAAATCCATGGAGGCAATGGTTGCATGACAGAAGGCGTTGGGGGTCGGATTACTAGGAATATTGAAGAGCAGCCGAGTATAAAGATAGAATCAGATGATGGCGTTGTAAATCATACTGATAATGCTCCTATCGGTGAAGGACACACACATGATAATTATG TTAAAGAAGCGAATCACCGAGATGCTCACACCGTAGATGAGGAATCAAGAGACGATGCTCCAATGGAGCTAGCGAGGGATG GTACGGCCAGTTCTAGCAAACATATCAGAAGAACCTACGATTGGTACGGTTTAGAGCTCGTCAATACCGGGTTCATTCCACCATCCCCGAATCCTTATTTCGTGacggaaaaagaaagaaacagGGGATTTACTCAATTA TATATACCCATGGAAGTGATCAAAAGCTTCAATCTGAAACTCCCTGAGAATGTGACGCTCCTCGACCCAAAAGGAAGGCAGTTTTCTGCCAAACGCATGATGTGGAAGGACGGGAGGACGTTCTACACCGAAGGCTGGAGAAGCCTTTGTGAAGTGAACGAGGTGGAAGAGAAAGACTCGTGCATTTGTGAATTCTTGTATAACGCTGATGATTTATGCATCAGTGTAAGCTTCTTTCCCCCAAAATAG
- the LOC125192439 gene encoding uncharacterized protein LOC125192439: MSSSGSEHVRTERRNVKTTKLRPVKVEVKTEDVEAGNDINEKPPEQRGTEMVVNVAAEAGTSTCVVRKKKKKKQDFYGEEIFKRGGMRPPLNPFFVVDVRENRVNEMYFPKDVIRDNNIRLPNTLLVVDPKGRKFETTRRPWKDGRVNYCGGWKAIYRANMLKVGDKLICEFIGNDHGRGVGDIHLKVSLYLAV; encoded by the exons ATGAGTTCCTCTGGCAGTGAACATGTCAGAACTGAACGTCGCAATGTTAAGACCACGAAATTGCGGCCTGTAAAAGTGGAAGTAAAGACTGAGGATGTTGAGGCTGGTAATGATATAAATGAGAAGCCTCCTGAACAACGAGGCACGGAGATGGTGGTGAATG TAGCTGCGGAGGCCGGTACTAGCACGTGCGTagtgaggaagaagaagaagaagaagcaggaTTTCTATGGTGAGGAGATTTTCAAACGTGGGGGTATGCGGCCGCCCTTGAACCCTTTCTTCGTGGTGGATGTGAGGGAAAACAGAGTGAATGAGATG TACTTCCCCAAAGATGTGATCAGAGACAACAATATCAGACTCCCAAACACTTTGTTGGTGGTGGATCCGAAAGGGAGGAAGTTCGAGACGACGCGCAGACCATGGAAGGATGGTAGAGTGAACTATTGTGGAGGGTGGAAAGCCATCTACCGAGCGAATATGTTGAAAGTAGGTGACAAGCTCATCTGCGAGTTCATCGGAAATGACCATGGCCGAGGCGTAGGGGATATACACCTCAAGGTAAGTTTATACCTTGCAGTATAG
- the LOC125191975 gene encoding heavy metal-associated isoprenylated plant protein 28, whose translation MTTTEMRVHMCCAGCENKIKKALHKVKGVEEVDIDMSLQKVTASGWADQKKVLKSVRKTGRRAELWQFPYNPEMRNHNFTGHHDHNGSNYGDPSSFYASQTSGSSYNYYKHGYNNHDHTRMHHSASSTIFGGRTGDTFSDENPRGCSIM comes from the exons ATGACG ACAACCGAAATGCGTGTGCATATGTGTTGCGCCGGATGTGAGAACAAGATCAAGAAAGCCCTCCATAAGGTCAAAg GAGTTGAGGAAGTAGACATAGACATGAGCCTACAAAAGGTGACGGCAAGCGGATGGGCTGATCAAAAGAAAGTCCTAAAAAGCGTTAGGAAGACCGGAAGAAGGGCCGAGCTGTGGCAATTTCCATACAATCCGGAGATGCGTAACCACAATTTCACGGGTCACCACGACCACAATGGAAGCAACTACGGTGACCCTTCGAGCTTCTACGCGTCTCAAACATCAGGCTCTTCCTACAACTACTACAAGCACGGCTACAACAATCACGATCATACTCGGATGCACCATAGTGCAAGCTCCACTATATTTGGAGGTCGAACGGGCGATACCTTTAGCGATGAAAATCCTCGTGGATGTTCGATAATGTAG
- the LOC125195198 gene encoding B3 domain-containing protein At5g60142-like yields the protein MLNRPAFFKFYVPWLGEENQKIPPRFIQSLPGNWPKNLSLRDRYNNLWNVKVEMIGGDWYFKDGWAKFVEDNKIKGGDMFIYEYFSHGLLDFKIHGGNGCMTEGAGGQINRNIEEQPSIKIESDDGVVNHTDKPDNVPIDDNGDYDSTSEEENPRDDDNIQGDGTTSSSKSKAKTTRDWYGAELIKSGFIPPPRNPYFVTKKLRTRASELHIPMDVIKSYNLKLPENVTLLDPKGRQFPATRKMWTDRRIFYIGGWKSLCNVNMVDIKDSCICEFLYNADDLCISDV from the exons ATGTTGAATCGTCCGGCATTCTTCAAGTTTTACGTGCCTTGGCTTGGTGAAGAAAATCAG AAAATCCCTCCAAGGTTTATTCAATCTCTTCCAGGAAACTGGCCAAAGAATTTGTCACTTCGAGACCGTTATAACAATTTGTGGAATGTGAAAGTGGAAATGATTGGCGGAGATTGGTACTTTAAAGATGGTTGGGCAAAATTTGTTGAAGATAATAAGATAAAAGGAGGGGATATGTTTATCTATGAGTATTTCTCTCATGGTTTACTTGACTTCAAAATTCATGGAGGCAATGGTTGCATGACAGAAGGTGCTGGGGGTCAGATTAATAGGAATATTGAAGAGCAGCCGAGTATAAAGATAGAATCAGATGATGGCGTTGTAAATCATACTGATAAACCTGATAATGTTCCTATCG ATGATAACGGCGATTATGATTCCACGTCTGAAGAAGAGAATCCAAGGGATGACGATAATATTCAAGGGGATG GTACGACCAGTTCTAGCAAATCCAAAGCCAAAACAACCCGCGACTGGTACGGTGCAGAGCTCATCAAATCCGGGTTCATTCCACCACCCCGGAATCCTTATTTCGTGACCAAGAAACTAAGAACCAGAGCTAGTGAATTG CATATACCCATGGATGTGATCAAAAGCTACAATCTGAAACTCCCTGAGAATGTGACGCTCCTCGACCCAAAAGGAAGGCAGTTTCCTGCCACACGCAAGATGTGGACGGACCGGAGGATCTTCTACATCGGAGGCTGGAAAAGCCTTTGCAATGTGAACATGGTGGACATCAAAGACTCGTGCATCTGCGAGTTTTTGTATAACGCCGATGATCTATGCATCAGC GATGTATGA
- the LOC125197038 gene encoding ABC transporter G family member 10-like, whose protein sequence is MEPPIISHQQITHYKLNTENVSYKLSPTHNWLPSTLFVEDSQFSKFVLRDVTCDANPGQLTAIAGPSGAGKTTLLDILAGMIIPARLSGSVLVNNRVMDPDHFRRVAGYVTQDDALFPLLTVEETLTYSACLRLKAGRDKAAARVQKLLKELGLEHISGVRVGDESSRGISGGEKRRVSIGVDLVHDPSVLLLDEPTSGLDSASALHVISLLKSMAKNQHKTIVVTIHQPGFRILDLIDHVILLSNGSVMHNGSLEFLEERIKAAGHVIPCRVNVLEFAIDAANEALQQEQGVQVEDVEAQKQIDVDEDDFLVNNHEREKHDLYCNSHLDEVFILSHRFARNILRTKQLFAAKTIQSLLVGIVLGTIFIDAFGENEGKKVQNQVGFFAFTLTFLISTTTEALPVFLQERRILERETSRGAYRISSYMVANTLVFLPFLLIVALLYATPVYWIVGLTRNISQYLYFTMVVWMVILMANSFVACCSVLVPDFITGMSLTAGVMGAFFLFSGYFLTTDSIPKCWNFMQYLSVFKYPYESFVINEFGGEEGRAKCMERIEGECLIYGHGFLIRQGLKESQKWINLFMMMSFIIGYRFLGYVFLWYKCYKTRN, encoded by the coding sequence ATGGAGCCACCCATTATTTCCCACCAACAAATTACTCACTACAAGCTCAACACCGAAAATGTCTCCTACAAATTGTCCCCAACACACAACTGGCTGCCCTCGACCTTGTTCGTCGAGGACAGCCAATTTTCCAAGTTTGTCCTCAGGGACGTCACTTGTGACGCCAACCCTGGGCAACTGACCGCGATTGCCGGCCCCAGTGGGGCTGGCAAGACAACACTGCTGGATATTCTAGCAGGGATGATCATCCCAGCCAGACTCTCCGGCAGTGTTCTGGTCAACAACCGGGTCATGGACCCAGACCATTTCCGAAGGGTTGCAGGCTACGTCACCCAAGACGACGCGCTCTTTCCCCTCTTAACCGTCGAGGAGACGCTCACCTACAGCGCCTGCCTCCGGCTCAAGGCCGGCCGCGACAAGGCGGCCGCCAGAGTGCAGAAGCTGCTCAAGGAGCTCGGGCTGGAGCACATCAGCGGCGTCCGAGTTGGCGACGAATCGAGCCGGGGAATCTCCGGAGGCGAGAAGCGGCGGGTGTCGATCGGAGTGGATTTAGTGCATGATCCATCCGTTCTTCTCCTGGATGAGCCGACGTCGGGGCTGGACTCCGCTTCGGCCCTCCACGTCATATCGCTGCTCAAATCTATGGCGAAGAATCAGCACAAGACGATTGTGGTAACCATTCATCAACCCGGGTTCCGGATTCTCGACTTGATCGATCATGTTATATTGCTCAGCAACGGATCAGTCATGCACAACGGCTCTCTGGAGTTTCTTGAGGAGCGGATCAAGGCGGCCGGCCACGTCATTCCTTGCCGCGTCAACGTGCTTGAGTTCGCAATTGATGCAGCTAATGAAGCTTTGCAGCAAGAACAAGGTGTTCAAGTTGAAGATGTTGAGGCACAGAAACAGATTGATGTTGATGAGGATGATTTCTTGGTTAATAATCATGAAAGAGAAAAGCATGACCTGTACTGCAATTCTCATCTGGATGAGGTTTTCATCCTCAGCCACAGATTTGCTAGAAACATTTTGCGAACAAAACAGCTATTCGCGGCGAAAACAATCCAGTCATTATTAGTAGGAATTGTGCTAGGCACAATCTTCATTGATGCATTTGGTGAGAACGAGGGAAAGAAGGTGCAAAACCAAGTAGGGTTTTTCGCCTTCACTCTGACATTTCTGATCTCTACAACAACGGAAGCTCTGCCGGTTTTCCTGCAAGAGAGGAGGATTCTAGAGAGGGAGACGTCCCGGGGAGCATACCGGATCTCTTCCTACATGGTGGCCAACACTCTCGTCTTCCTCCCTTTCCTCTTGATAGTGGCGCTATTATACGCGACACCAGTGTATTGGATTGTGGGGCTGACTCGAAATATCTCACAGTACCTCTACTTCACTATGGTAGTGTGGATGGTGATACTAATGGCCAACTCCTTCGTCGCATGCTGCAGTGTTCTGGTGCCGGATTTCATCACAGGAATGTCGCTCACCGCTGGAGTGATGGGggccttcttcctcttctccgGCTACTTTCTCACCACCGATTCCATACCCAAATGCTGGAATTTTATGCAGTATTTGAGCGTTTTCAAGTACCCTTACGAGAGCTTCGTCATAAACGAGTTCGGAGGGGAGGAGGGAAGGGCCAAATGCATGGAGAGAATTGAAGGTGAATGCTTGATCTATGGCCATGGATTCTTGATCCGACAAGGGTTGAAGGAGTCTCAAAAATGGATCAACTTGTTCATGATGATGAGTTTCATTATTGGTTATAGATTTTTAGGTTATGTGTTTCTATGGTACAAGTGTtacaaaacaagaaattaa
- the LOC125192521 gene encoding uncharacterized protein LOC125192521 yields the protein MSLSAANQLQYHHSAARMSFSTISKLNNGTTWAARSIHQDSCTHRGSAPPRIRLAVAAKSSGGGVTADIEEGQLDRPKWTGETPLSRLVRALISFKPLHSVMKLGARQVLISTAEKASIPWRDMTKEILESDVYKEKDSIEDTSIVYPDYYLNPFHAYDEGNLSWLAAAEAEAATMSMARRSVPSAPSLQEANQIVRGNWLQAIEDHHLKHSGGLQIGQVLDIGCSVGVSTRFLAEKFPSAKITGLDLSPYFLAVAQRNDKRRNGGENKVRWFHGNGENTGLPSNSFDLVSIAYVFHECPQRAVKNMVEEALRLLRPGGTFAVTDNSPKSKILQEISPVLFTLMKSTEPFLDEYYLTDLEGVMKQAGFANVQTAMTDPRHRTVTATAPF from the exons ATGAGCCTCTCCGCCGCCAACCAACTCCAATACCACCACTCCGCCGCAAGAATGTCATTCAGCACCATCTCAAAGCTCAACAATGGTACTACTTGGGCCGCCAGATCCATCCATCAGGATTCTTGCACTCACAGAGGAAGTGCGCCGCCAAGAATCCGACTTGCCGTGGCGGCCAAGTCGAGTGGCGGCGGAGTGACGGCAGATATCGAGGAGGGGCAGCTGGACAGACCCAAATGGACCGGAGAGACGCCGCTTTCTCGGCTGGTCAGAGCTCTGATTTCCTTCAAACCCCTCCATTCTGTTATGAAACTTGGCGCTAGACAAGTTTTGATAAG TACAGCTGAGAAAGCAAGCATTCCATGGAGGGATATGACTAAGGAGATTTTGGAATCTGATGTTTACAAGGAAAAAGATTCCATTGAAGATACCTCTATTGTTTATCCAGATT ATTATCTCAATCCTTTCCATGCGTATGATGAGGGGAACCTTTCTTGGCTG GCTGCAGCAGAAGCAGAGGCTGCCACCATGTCAATGGCGAGAAGGAGTGTACCTTCTGCCCCATCTCTCCAAGAAGCAAACCAAATTGTTCGTGGAAATTGGCTCCAAGCTATAGAAGACCACCATTTGAAGCACTCTGGAGGCTTGCAAATTGGTCAAGTTCTTGATATTGGATGCTCAGTTGGCGTCAGCACGCGTTTTCTTGCTGAAAAGTTCCCCTCCGCCAAAATCACT GGACTCGATTTATCTCCTTACTTCCTTGCTGTTGCTCAACGCAACGACAAGAGGAGAAATGGgggggagaataaagtgagatGGTTCCATGGAAATGGTGAAAACACGGGGTTGCCCTCAAACTCCTTCGACCTTGTTTCAATTGCTTATGTG TTTCATGAATGCCCTCAAAGAGCAGTCAAGAATATGGTGGAGGAAGCTCTCCGGCTGCTTAGACCGGGTGGCACGTTTGCTGTAACAGATAACTCG CCAAAATCCAAGATTCTTCAG GAAATATCACCGGTGCTGTTCACATTGATGAAGAGCACGGAGCCTTTTCTGGATGAGTACTATCTGACGGATCTTGAAGGAGTGATGAAGCAAGCTGGCTTCGCCAACGTGCAGACGGCCATGACAGATCCTAGGCACAGAACTGTCACTGCTACGGCGCCATTTTGA